A genomic segment from Bacillus cereus G9842 encodes:
- a CDS encoding biotin-dependent carboxyltransferase family protein has translation MDVEVLHAGMFTTVQDLGRSHYQQYGVPVGGAMDQSALRMINMLVGNEENEAGLEMTIMGPKLLIKKTTLLAIGGADMEPLLNGERIPLWRPILAEEGSMLCFGKVKSGCRAYVTFAGGIHIDRTMGSKSTYIRAAIGGIEGRMLNKGDYFQIGAQPEMANRFIQDLQKDGRIKTKWAINNSVLSKYKKHPKLRVITDFEYDQFTEESRKAFFTKEYKVSNYADRMGYRIEGEVLNRIEEKEVLSSPVTFGTIQVPNGGQPIILMADRQTTGGYPRMGNIISVDLPLLAQLKPGDYVSFEEITLEEAEQLYIEQEVNINLLKKFIALRS, from the coding sequence ATGGATGTAGAAGTTTTGCATGCAGGAATGTTTACAACAGTCCAAGATTTAGGGCGATCTCATTATCAACAATACGGTGTACCCGTTGGCGGGGCGATGGATCAAAGTGCACTTCGAATGATCAATATGTTAGTTGGCAATGAAGAGAATGAAGCGGGACTCGAAATGACGATTATGGGACCTAAATTGTTAATAAAGAAAACGACTTTACTTGCGATTGGCGGAGCAGATATGGAACCGTTATTGAATGGAGAACGTATCCCGTTATGGCGTCCCATTTTAGCGGAAGAAGGTAGTATGCTTTGTTTTGGAAAAGTGAAAAGTGGTTGCAGAGCGTATGTGACTTTTGCGGGTGGCATCCATATTGATCGTACTATGGGAAGTAAAAGTACGTACATACGTGCTGCGATTGGCGGTATAGAAGGAAGAATGCTCAACAAGGGTGACTACTTCCAAATTGGTGCACAACCAGAAATGGCGAATCGTTTCATTCAAGACTTACAAAAAGATGGGAGAATAAAAACGAAATGGGCAATTAACAACAGCGTACTATCAAAGTATAAGAAACATCCTAAGCTTCGTGTCATAACTGACTTTGAATACGATCAATTTACAGAAGAAAGTAGAAAGGCATTTTTTACGAAAGAGTATAAAGTATCTAATTATGCTGACCGCATGGGCTATAGGATTGAGGGAGAAGTTTTAAATAGGATTGAAGAAAAAGAGGTTTTATCGAGTCCTGTTACATTTGGAACCATTCAAGTTCCAAATGGTGGACAGCCAATTATATTAATGGCAGATAGGCAAACGACAGGTGGCTATCCGAGAATGGGAAATATCATTTCTGTAGATTTACCTCTTCTTGCCCAGCTAAAGCCGGGGGACTATGTTTCTTTTGAGGAAATTACGCTTGAAGAAGCGGAACAATTGTACATAGAACAAGAAGTAAATATAAATCTATTAAAGAAATTTATCGCTTTACGAAGCTGA
- the pxpB gene encoding 5-oxoprolinase subunit PxpB: MKFSALGDQAIIVTFGEEIKMDIYEKVQRLFQALQQHPFAGMIECVPSFTSLAVYYNVYEVWKRNERNERPYDYVHQYIKELCDSYKEEVKQDVKHISIPVCYGGEYGPDLEEVAHYKGLQVEDVIRIHSETTYFVYMLGFTPGFPYLGGLSKELETPRKETPRLQISPGSVGIGGNQTGIYPLETPGGWNIIGRTPISLFNPEEEIPTYIQSGMYLRFIPITKEEYVSLEGAKEWM; encoded by the coding sequence ATGAAATTTTCTGCGTTAGGGGATCAAGCAATTATTGTTACATTTGGTGAAGAAATTAAGATGGATATATATGAGAAAGTACAGCGGTTATTTCAAGCACTGCAGCAACATCCGTTTGCAGGAATGATTGAGTGCGTTCCGTCGTTTACTTCATTAGCTGTTTACTACAATGTATACGAAGTATGGAAGAGAAATGAGAGAAATGAAAGGCCATATGATTACGTTCACCAGTATATAAAGGAGCTGTGTGATTCTTATAAAGAAGAAGTAAAACAGGATGTGAAACATATTTCTATACCAGTGTGCTACGGGGGAGAATATGGACCTGATTTAGAAGAGGTTGCGCATTATAAAGGTTTACAAGTAGAAGATGTGATTCGAATACATAGTGAAACTACATATTTTGTATATATGCTAGGTTTTACACCAGGGTTCCCGTATTTAGGAGGACTATCAAAAGAATTAGAAACACCTAGAAAAGAAACGCCACGGTTACAAATCTCTCCTGGTTCAGTAGGTATTGGCGGAAATCAAACAGGTATTTATCCGCTTGAAACACCAGGAGGATGGAATATTATCGGCCGAACTCCTATTTCATTATTTAATCCAGAAGAAGAAATACCAACATATATTCAAAGTGGTATGTATTTACGATTTATCCCAATAACGAAGGAAGAGTACGTATCGCTTGAGGGGGCTAAAGAATGGATGTAG
- a CDS encoding IclR family transcriptional regulator, which translates to MSINKTAVKTMDILELFYEHEELSLTEMVQLTNMPKTSVYRLIGSLEEMEFLQKNEKGKYRLEVVFLRFGQLVSHRLSVRNIAIPYMKELRDSLGQAVNLIIQDGNDAIYVEKMEGVQPVRVYTAVGRRAPLYAGACPRILLSYFSEEEKRRYIEEVDLKQFADGTIVDKKQLLEVLQMAKKEGYTISYSELENHTAAIAAPIFASDGTVVAGISILGLAIEYSESNISYFIAKVKETAHRISKELGFLT; encoded by the coding sequence ATGAGTATAAATAAAACGGCAGTTAAGACAATGGATATTTTAGAGTTGTTTTATGAGCATGAAGAGCTAAGTTTAACTGAGATGGTTCAGCTTACAAATATGCCGAAAACATCTGTTTATCGTTTAATTGGCTCGTTAGAAGAGATGGAGTTTTTACAAAAAAACGAAAAGGGGAAATATCGTTTAGAGGTCGTATTTTTACGGTTCGGTCAACTTGTTTCACACCGGTTATCAGTAAGAAATATAGCAATTCCTTATATGAAAGAACTTAGAGATAGTTTAGGACAGGCAGTTAATTTAATAATTCAAGATGGTAATGATGCAATTTATGTTGAAAAGATGGAAGGTGTTCAGCCGGTACGCGTGTATACGGCGGTTGGAAGAAGAGCACCACTTTATGCTGGTGCATGTCCGAGAATTTTACTATCGTATTTTTCTGAGGAAGAGAAACGGAGATACATAGAGGAAGTGGATTTAAAACAGTTTGCAGATGGAACAATCGTGGATAAGAAACAATTGCTAGAAGTGTTGCAAATGGCAAAAAAGGAAGGCTACACAATTAGTTATTCTGAGTTAGAAAATCATACAGCCGCAATAGCAGCGCCCATTTTCGCAAGTGATGGAACGGTTGTAGCAGGCATTAGTATTTTGGGATTAGCAATTGAGTACAGCGAAAGTAACATTTCATATTTTATCGCTAAGGTGAAAGAAACAGCACATCGCATTTCGAAAGAACTCGGCTTTTTGACATAG
- the lepB gene encoding signal peptidase I: MKENTKKELFSWAKTIGFTLVLIAIIRGVLFTPSLVQGESMMPTLENNERVLVNKIGYSISGLDRFDIIVFHGKEGYDLVKRVIGLPGDTVEYKNDVLYVNGKAMEEPYLKQFKEKAVGRVLTPDFTLEQITGKTKVPEGQVFVLGDNREVSKDGRMFGFISEDEIVGKGQAVFWPLKQVRAL; encoded by the coding sequence ATGAAGGAAAATACGAAGAAAGAATTATTCTCTTGGGCTAAAACGATAGGGTTTACCCTTGTATTAATTGCTATTATTCGCGGTGTTTTATTTACACCTTCTTTAGTACAAGGTGAATCGATGATGCCCACTTTAGAAAATAACGAACGAGTTCTCGTGAATAAGATTGGTTATAGTATAAGTGGATTAGATCGCTTTGATATTATCGTCTTCCACGGAAAAGAAGGGTACGATTTAGTAAAACGAGTAATTGGTTTGCCAGGCGATACAGTTGAGTATAAAAATGATGTTTTATATGTAAACGGCAAAGCGATGGAAGAACCATATTTAAAACAGTTTAAAGAAAAAGCAGTAGGCCGTGTATTAACTCCAGACTTTACGTTAGAACAAATCACAGGGAAAACGAAAGTGCCAGAAGGCCAAGTATTTGTTTTAGGAGATAATCGTGAAGTTTCTAAGGATGGTCGCATGTTTGGCTTTATTTCAGAAGATGAAATTGTCGGAAAAGGACAAGCTGTTTTCTGGCCGTTAAAACAAGTAAGAGCGTTATAA
- a CDS encoding copper homeostasis protein CutC: protein MLEVIATCLEDVKRIESAGGKRIELISSYTEGGLTPSYAFIKKAVEAVSIPIHVMIRPHAKSFTYTEEEIEMMKEDIIVAQKLGAAGVVLGVLNEQNEVDEEKLADLLSVVDGMNVTYHRAIDDIENPVEAMRTLKKFHKVTHVLTSGGQGDIVDNIPVLTEMQKVSDGQIQLVAGAGVTKENIKRLLDETGISQAHVGTAVREAKSCFSEIDPNVVQELVEIIK, encoded by the coding sequence ATGTTAGAGGTTATTGCAACATGTTTAGAAGATGTAAAACGAATTGAAAGCGCTGGCGGGAAGCGGATTGAATTAATTTCATCTTATACAGAAGGTGGTTTAACACCAAGTTATGCTTTTATAAAAAAAGCGGTAGAAGCGGTGAGTATACCAATTCATGTTATGATTCGTCCGCATGCGAAGTCTTTTACATATACGGAAGAAGAAATTGAAATGATGAAAGAAGATATTATAGTTGCGCAGAAGTTAGGAGCAGCTGGTGTAGTATTAGGCGTATTAAACGAACAAAATGAAGTAGATGAAGAGAAATTAGCGGATTTACTATCTGTTGTAGATGGAATGAATGTAACGTACCACCGTGCGATAGATGATATAGAAAATCCAGTAGAAGCGATGAGAACTTTAAAGAAGTTTCATAAAGTAACTCACGTTTTAACTTCAGGTGGACAAGGAGATATTGTAGACAATATTCCGGTGCTTACAGAAATGCAAAAAGTAAGTGATGGTCAAATTCAGCTTGTAGCTGGAGCTGGCGTGACGAAAGAAAATATAAAGCGATTGCTAGATGAAACTGGAATTTCGCAAGCACATGTCGGTACAGCGGTAAGAGAAGCAAAATCATGTTTTTCTGAAATAGATCCTAATGTAGTACAAGAACTAGTTGAAATAATAAAATAA
- a CDS encoding ArsR/SmtB family transcription factor — protein MNVYPNISYIAKLIAEPTRAIILDCLMNNQALPASELAYMAKVSHPTISSHLSKLVEGNLLTVEQHGRHRYYRLANQEVAEVLEKLETIAPTVQVRSLKQSGQLKQIRYARTCYDHLAGKLGVEITEKLLDRKFIILEDGEYIVTEQGKQWFLNFGINVDEEDTKRRVFAKPCLDWSERRYHISGWLGSAIAKLLFEQGWITKTDKNRAVHLTKKGVKLLEDQLGIDMKTEERKA, from the coding sequence ATGAATGTATATCCGAATATCTCATATATAGCTAAACTAATTGCTGAACCTACAAGAGCAATCATCTTAGATTGTCTAATGAATAATCAGGCACTACCTGCTAGCGAATTGGCTTATATGGCAAAAGTGTCACATCCAACAATTAGTTCTCATCTTTCTAAATTAGTAGAGGGGAATCTACTTACAGTTGAACAACATGGTAGACATCGTTACTATCGACTTGCTAATCAAGAAGTTGCAGAAGTGCTTGAAAAGTTAGAGACAATCGCACCAACAGTTCAAGTTCGCTCTTTAAAACAATCAGGTCAACTAAAACAAATTCGTTATGCTCGAACTTGTTATGATCATCTTGCAGGCAAACTCGGTGTAGAGATAACTGAAAAATTACTAGATAGGAAATTTATAATTTTAGAGGATGGAGAATACATTGTAACAGAACAAGGTAAACAATGGTTTCTGAATTTTGGAATAAATGTTGATGAGGAAGATACAAAAAGGAGGGTATTTGCAAAACCTTGCCTTGATTGGAGTGAACGGCGTTACCATATTTCTGGTTGGCTAGGGTCTGCAATTGCAAAACTGCTTTTTGAACAAGGATGGATTACGAAAACGGATAAGAACCGAGCTGTCCATCTTACAAAGAAAGGTGTAAAGTTATTGGAAGATCAATTAGGCATTGATATGAAAACTGAGGAAAGAAAAGCTTGA
- a CDS encoding DinB family protein — MNAIDLSILNLKETRRRSEKLWNSLPDNFLNWRPDNEAISFGEMIRHVWSSTFYYHMILKNNGSINDIHFPYDEEPITCVKKEIELAQSYFTDFIEYVQSINIAELDSTLIDRSDVGYQRYLGDMLLRIAYHDAVHAGQFLQYLRMINLERPLIWD, encoded by the coding sequence ATGAATGCAATTGATCTTAGTATATTAAATTTGAAAGAGACGAGAAGGCGCTCAGAAAAATTATGGAATTCTCTTCCCGATAATTTTCTTAATTGGAGGCCTGATAATGAGGCTATTTCTTTTGGTGAGATGATTCGTCACGTATGGAGCTCAACTTTTTACTATCATATGATTTTAAAAAACAACGGCTCAATAAATGATATACATTTCCCGTATGATGAAGAGCCAATTACTTGTGTAAAAAAGGAAATTGAATTGGCACAATCATACTTTACTGACTTCATAGAGTATGTTCAATCCATAAACATAGCAGAGCTAGATTCAACCCTTATCGATCGAAGCGATGTTGGCTATCAAAGATATTTAGGAGACATGCTATTACGAATTGCCTATCATGATGCGGTCCATGCAGGTCAATTTTTACAATATTTACGAATGATAAACTTAGAAAGACCATTAATTTGGGATTAA
- a CDS encoding acyl-CoA dehydrogenase family protein: protein MALSFVETEEQSLIIEKINKLIPKFMEREHQLSELGSFPYENINDLKDIGYTKLTLPKEFGGSAISLYDFVLFQEKIAEGCGATALSIGWHLGIVKELAENRSWNDEMFKWFCEEVRNGALFNRAATEPKTGSPTRGGKPETIAVQQGEKWVINGRKTFTTMAPVLDYFIISASMEGQEEVGEFVIPRNTLGVSIEETWDSVAMRGTASHDLVLQNVEIDNRFFTDVKGGKVKQKGIGWLLHIPACYLGIAQSARNYAVQFAGSYRPNSLNHSISLLPNVRRLVGELELELMQARVFLYQIAKKYDEAEDKLSLQAELAAVKYAVTNAAISIVDKSMRIVGAKSLSEKNPLHRYYLNVRAGLHNPPMDDAILSMLADAAFRS from the coding sequence ATGGCACTCTCATTTGTTGAAACAGAAGAACAGTCTTTAATTATTGAGAAAATAAATAAATTGATTCCGAAGTTCATGGAAAGGGAGCATCAGCTAAGTGAATTAGGATCATTTCCGTATGAAAATATAAATGATTTGAAAGATATCGGATATACGAAATTAACGTTACCGAAGGAATTTGGTGGTAGTGCCATTTCTTTATATGACTTCGTTTTATTTCAAGAGAAAATCGCGGAAGGCTGTGGAGCTACTGCATTATCGATTGGCTGGCATCTTGGCATTGTGAAGGAGCTAGCGGAAAATCGCTCTTGGAATGATGAGATGTTCAAATGGTTTTGCGAAGAAGTACGTAATGGTGCGCTCTTTAACAGGGCAGCAACAGAACCGAAAACAGGGAGTCCGACGCGTGGCGGCAAACCAGAAACAATAGCGGTTCAACAAGGCGAGAAGTGGGTTATAAATGGAAGAAAAACTTTTACAACGATGGCGCCAGTACTTGATTATTTTATTATTTCAGCAAGTATGGAAGGCCAAGAAGAAGTTGGTGAGTTTGTTATTCCAAGAAATACACTCGGTGTATCTATTGAAGAAACGTGGGATAGCGTTGCAATGCGAGGGACTGCTAGCCACGACCTTGTCTTACAAAATGTAGAGATAGACAACCGCTTTTTTACGGATGTAAAAGGCGGGAAAGTGAAACAAAAGGGTATTGGCTGGTTGCTACATATACCAGCATGTTATTTAGGAATTGCACAATCAGCAAGAAATTATGCAGTTCAGTTTGCGGGATCATACAGACCAAATAGTTTAAACCATTCTATTAGTTTATTACCGAATGTTAGAAGATTAGTTGGAGAATTAGAACTCGAGCTTATGCAAGCTCGCGTCTTTTTATATCAAATTGCGAAAAAATACGATGAGGCAGAAGATAAACTGTCACTGCAAGCAGAATTAGCGGCAGTGAAATACGCCGTAACAAATGCGGCGATATCCATAGTGGATAAATCAATGCGCATCGTAGGAGCAAAAAGCTTATCAGAAAAAAATCCGCTCCATCGTTACTATTTAAACGTCAGAGCAGGATTACACAATCCACCGATGGATGATGCAATATTGTCTATGCTGGCGGATGCGGCGTTTCGGTCGTAG
- a CDS encoding YdcF family protein, whose product MKENKKSKKRRIFQVFLLMICSAILYVSYAAYDIWSYRFKANDDVKTDAGIVLGAASWNGKPSPVFKERINHAISLYRNGNIKKIIFTGGTKFEAELEEARTARVYAMKQGVKEEDILIETKSLFTEENLKNAKQVGIENGIHTYTIVSDPLHMKRAMRIAKHINIEAYASPTPTSAYKTLDTEIPFFFKELFSYIGYVTSLPLKALKGD is encoded by the coding sequence ATGAAAGAAAATAAGAAGAGTAAGAAAAGACGAATCTTTCAAGTATTTTTACTAATGATTTGTTCTGCTATTTTATATGTAAGTTATGCAGCTTACGATATTTGGAGTTATCGTTTTAAAGCAAATGATGACGTGAAAACGGATGCTGGTATCGTACTAGGCGCAGCTTCATGGAACGGAAAACCATCTCCTGTATTTAAAGAAAGAATTAATCATGCGATTTCTTTATATAGGAACGGAAATATTAAAAAGATTATTTTTACAGGTGGTACAAAGTTCGAGGCAGAACTTGAGGAAGCACGTACTGCAAGAGTATATGCAATGAAACAAGGTGTAAAAGAGGAAGATATTTTAATTGAAACAAAATCCCTTTTCACTGAAGAAAATTTAAAGAATGCGAAGCAAGTTGGAATAGAGAACGGAATACACACATACACGATTGTAAGTGATCCACTTCATATGAAACGCGCAATGAGAATCGCAAAACATATTAATATTGAAGCATATGCTTCACCAACGCCGACATCAGCATATAAAACGTTAGATACAGAAATACCATTCTTCTTTAAAGAATTATTCTCGTATATTGGATATGTAACCTCTTTGCCGTTAAAAGCATTGAAGGGGGACTAA
- a CDS encoding GNAT family N-acetyltransferase, with protein sequence MEIIHERAKLRLMDNTDVETLFSIVEGNRDIWAYLISKMDSVQDMQQYVQKAIKGYGRGTQIPLVVVDQQTNKIVGSTRLYNISVEDKTVELGQTWYHPSVQRTSINTECKYMLLQYAFEKLHMLRVQIKTDARNEKAQRAIERLGAVKEGVLRNERKLPNGYVRDAVVYSIISSEWPGVKEQLLEKLELYKEKV encoded by the coding sequence ATGGAAATTATTCACGAAAGAGCAAAGTTGCGGTTAATGGATAATACTGATGTCGAAACTTTGTTTTCGATTGTAGAAGGAAATCGGGATATTTGGGCGTATTTAATCTCTAAAATGGATAGTGTGCAAGATATGCAACAATACGTTCAAAAAGCGATAAAGGGTTACGGAAGAGGTACTCAAATACCTTTGGTAGTCGTAGATCAACAGACGAATAAGATTGTAGGAAGTACACGTTTATATAATATTTCAGTAGAAGATAAGACAGTTGAGTTAGGGCAAACGTGGTATCATCCGAGTGTGCAACGTACGAGTATAAATACAGAGTGTAAGTATATGCTTCTCCAGTATGCTTTTGAAAAACTGCATATGCTTAGGGTACAAATTAAGACGGATGCAAGAAATGAAAAAGCACAACGAGCAATTGAAAGGTTAGGCGCAGTAAAAGAGGGTGTGCTTAGAAATGAAAGAAAATTACCGAATGGTTATGTGAGAGATGCGGTGGTGTACAGTATTATCTCGAGTGAATGGCCAGGCGTAAAAGAACAATTGTTAGAAAAATTAGAGTTATATAAAGAAAAGGTATAA
- a CDS encoding YjiH family protein — protein MSEIELKSNIIKAGREKGIILRFILASLVGVFMFFVPVTINGASSIMIDHIVSWIRASVPDVVPYYALFVMAIGAIYPFYTKKWNASIVDICFSILKVVGVVFGILYCLKVGPAWFFAPDVGPFLYEKLVISVSLLVPIGSAFLALLVGYGLLEFIGTFCRPIMRPLWNTPGRSAIDAVASFVGSYSLALLITNRVYKEGKYTTKEAAIIATGFSTVSATFMIIIAKTLDIMHLWNVYFWTTLVVTFIVTAITVRIPPLSRKPDTYVTEEGFPEPVYKEKMLECAWEDALEVSKSAPSIMKNIAVNLKDGFIMTMGILPSIMSVGLIGIVLAKFTPIFDWISYIFYPFTWLLQLPEADLAAKAASVGIAEMFLPSLLVVSAPLVTKFVIAVVSVSSILFFSASIPCILSTDIPLKVSELIILYVQRTILTLLIITPIAYLLL, from the coding sequence TTGAGTGAAATTGAATTAAAGAGCAATATAATTAAGGCAGGGCGAGAGAAGGGGATTATTCTCCGGTTTATACTTGCTAGTCTCGTTGGAGTGTTTATGTTTTTCGTTCCTGTTACGATAAACGGTGCATCGTCTATTATGATTGATCATATCGTATCGTGGATTAGGGCTTCGGTTCCTGACGTAGTACCTTATTATGCATTATTTGTTATGGCAATTGGTGCGATTTATCCATTTTATACGAAGAAATGGAATGCATCTATCGTAGACATTTGTTTTTCTATTTTAAAAGTAGTTGGCGTTGTTTTTGGTATATTATATTGTTTAAAAGTAGGACCAGCTTGGTTCTTTGCGCCAGATGTTGGACCGTTTTTGTATGAGAAGCTAGTCATATCAGTAAGTTTGCTCGTTCCAATTGGCTCGGCGTTTTTAGCGTTATTAGTCGGATATGGATTGCTTGAATTTATCGGTACATTTTGTCGTCCGATTATGAGGCCATTATGGAATACGCCGGGGAGATCGGCAATCGATGCAGTTGCGTCCTTCGTTGGAAGTTATTCGCTTGCCCTCCTTATTACGAATCGCGTGTATAAAGAAGGAAAGTATACCACAAAAGAAGCGGCGATTATCGCTACAGGATTTTCTACAGTATCCGCTACATTTATGATCATCATCGCAAAAACATTAGATATTATGCATTTATGGAATGTTTATTTTTGGACTACGCTTGTTGTAACATTCATCGTGACTGCTATCACCGTAAGAATCCCGCCCCTCAGTAGAAAACCAGATACATATGTAACAGAAGAAGGGTTCCCAGAGCCTGTTTATAAAGAGAAAATGTTAGAATGTGCTTGGGAAGATGCGTTAGAAGTATCAAAGTCTGCACCGAGCATTATGAAAAATATTGCAGTGAATTTAAAAGACGGATTTATTATGACGATGGGAATTTTACCATCCATTATGTCAGTAGGATTAATTGGTATCGTCTTAGCGAAGTTTACGCCAATATTTGATTGGATCAGTTATATTTTCTATCCGTTTACATGGCTATTACAATTACCAGAAGCAGACTTAGCCGCTAAAGCCGCATCAGTTGGTATTGCAGAAATGTTTTTACCGTCATTATTAGTTGTAAGTGCGCCACTTGTGACAAAGTTTGTCATTGCAGTTGTTTCCGTATCATCTATACTGTTTTTCTCCGCTTCCATTCCTTGTATATTATCAACAGATATTCCGTTAAAAGTATCTGAACTTATTATTCTGTATGTGCAGAGAACGATTTTAACGTTGCTTATCATTACGCCGATTGCTTATTTGTTGCTTTGA
- a CDS encoding aminoglycoside phosphotransferase family protein, which yields MHLINVSLVEKLIQEQFPEWAHLEVKPVKFSGHDNRTFHLGDEMSVRLPSDVAYAPQVEKENKWLPLLSKRLSLPISTPLAKGNPSEAYPLPWSINKWIEGETVTKQNVRDLNEFAADLGSFLVELQSIDASNGPLAGTHNFYRGGLISVYDEEARVAIENNKDVFDEALLKHLWNVALSSTWDRKPVWVHGDVAPGNLLVKDGKLCAVIDFGILGVGDPACDAAMAWTFFDENSRNVFKEVLRMDEETWNRARGWALWKALITYDANKDSNERVAEESYRIIQVIVDDYKGE from the coding sequence ATGCATCTAATTAATGTAAGTTTAGTTGAAAAGTTAATACAGGAACAGTTTCCCGAATGGGCCCATTTAGAAGTGAAACCTGTAAAGTTTAGTGGGCATGATAATAGGACGTTTCACTTAGGGGATGAGATGAGTGTAAGATTGCCAAGTGATGTGGCATATGCACCGCAAGTAGAGAAAGAAAATAAGTGGTTACCACTATTAAGTAAGAGGCTTTCTTTACCGATTTCTACCCCACTTGCGAAAGGAAATCCGTCTGAAGCGTATCCATTGCCTTGGTCTATTAATAAGTGGATAGAGGGGGAAACAGTTACGAAACAAAACGTTCGTGATTTAAATGAATTTGCAGCGGATTTAGGATCTTTTTTAGTAGAATTGCAATCTATTGATGCGAGTAACGGACCTTTAGCTGGAACACATAATTTTTACCGGGGCGGACTTATATCGGTATATGATGAAGAGGCGAGAGTTGCTATTGAAAATAATAAGGATGTTTTTGACGAGGCATTATTAAAGCACCTTTGGAATGTAGCACTTAGTTCAACATGGGACCGTAAGCCAGTTTGGGTTCATGGAGATGTAGCGCCAGGGAATTTACTCGTTAAAGATGGAAAGCTTTGTGCTGTAATTGATTTTGGTATTTTAGGAGTAGGAGATCCTGCATGTGATGCGGCGATGGCTTGGACATTTTTTGATGAAAATAGTAGAAACGTATTTAAAGAAGTGTTACGTATGGACGAAGAAACATGGAATAGAGCGAGAGGATGGGCACTTTGGAAGGCGTTAATTACATATGACGCAAATAAGGATAGTAATGAGAGGGTGGCAGAAGAATCTTATCGTATCATTCAAGTGATTGTGGATGATTATAAAGGGGAATAG
- a CDS encoding GNAT family N-acetyltransferase codes for MERNISKEHEIRIATEIESDSILLLLKEVAQWLQYKEVDQWQYLLGEEATAEILECIREKYTYVVLKEDEIVGTVTVSPKQNEWDEHIFGKEEVSNSLYIHRFAVKRKYKGNGIGEWILQWVEENVQCDKEYLKLDCVGHNRTLNDFYKKNGFEYVGSTDGLSKFQKKRRM; via the coding sequence ATGGAGAGAAATATAAGTAAAGAACATGAAATTCGAATTGCTACTGAAATTGAAAGTGATAGTATTCTCCTTTTATTAAAAGAAGTAGCGCAATGGCTACAATATAAAGAAGTGGATCAGTGGCAGTATCTTTTAGGAGAGGAAGCTACGGCTGAAATACTAGAATGTATAAGAGAAAAATATACATATGTTGTTCTGAAAGAAGATGAAATAGTTGGTACGGTTACAGTTTCTCCTAAACAAAATGAATGGGATGAACATATTTTTGGTAAAGAGGAAGTTTCTAATTCATTATATATTCATAGATTTGCGGTGAAACGGAAGTATAAGGGAAATGGAATAGGCGAATGGATTTTACAGTGGGTAGAAGAGAATGTGCAATGTGATAAAGAGTATTTGAAGTTAGATTGTGTGGGGCATAATCGTACGTTGAATGATTTTTATAAGAAAAATGGTTTTGAATATGTTGGAAGTACGGATGGGCTTAGTAAGTTTCAAAAGAAAAGGAGAATGTGA
- a CDS encoding DUF2691 family protein, translating into MKRGITVDILDGYDNLLWKVLKPIDITVFDWQVMGREEAYIIIGNELGSELFSEDNEIMEGSELKKLIKDNIYYLLFLDLKACPKGEVLGEIATFEEFKESKCEVVVLVADGEYIQIYAKNQEEIEMMYENAVNQGFYVEYITDENDGRMHLSVW; encoded by the coding sequence ATGAAAAGAGGGATTACAGTAGATATTCTAGATGGATATGATAATTTACTTTGGAAAGTATTAAAGCCAATTGATATTACTGTATTTGATTGGCAAGTCATGGGAAGGGAGGAAGCTTATATAATAATAGGGAATGAATTAGGTTCAGAGTTATTTTCAGAAGATAACGAGATTATGGAAGGATCAGAATTAAAAAAGCTAATAAAAGATAACATATATTATCTTTTATTTTTAGATTTAAAAGCATGTCCAAAAGGAGAGGTACTAGGAGAAATTGCAACATTTGAAGAATTTAAGGAGAGTAAGTGTGAAGTAGTCGTATTAGTAGCGGATGGTGAGTATATACAAATTTATGCGAAAAACCAAGAAGAGATTGAAATGATGTATGAAAACGCAGTGAATCAAGGATTTTATGTAGAATATATTACAGATGAAAATGATGGAAGGATGCATTTGTCAGTATGGTAG